One stretch of Rosistilla oblonga DNA includes these proteins:
- the aroA gene encoding 3-phosphoshikimate 1-carboxyvinyltransferase, with protein MSESSQTTVEVQPSGQVNGSIRPPGSKSLTNRALICAALARGTTHLTGVLRSEDTEVMIDALRQLDVRIDLSPDGRVADVSGIGGSDASHKAEVYVANSGTTIRFLTAMLSALGGNYRLHGIDRMHQRPIGDLLTAINQTGGGASSEQGDGCPPVRIDSQGWQGGKVTVGGNVSSQYLSGIMMAAPLSRRPLEIHVEGELVSRPYVDMTLAVIRSFGVDVTETTPGVFAVQAPCVYQAIEYDIEPDASAASYFWAAAAVSGGTVKVEGLTRAALQGDVGFVDCLAKMGCTVSDASDGITVAAGGPLRGIDVDMNQISDTVQTLSVVALFAEGPTTIHGVAHNRFKETDRITDLATELRKLGATIEEFDDGLKITPGPLRAATLETYNDHRMAMSFAVGGLRAPGIQIKNPACTAKTYPEYFADLQRLTGQSHHWTAG; from the coding sequence ATGAGTGAGTCCTCGCAAACGACTGTCGAAGTTCAACCCAGCGGCCAGGTCAACGGATCGATCCGCCCGCCGGGATCCAAGAGTTTGACCAATCGGGCGCTGATCTGCGCCGCCTTGGCCCGCGGCACGACGCATCTGACAGGTGTTCTCCGCAGCGAGGATACCGAGGTGATGATCGATGCGCTGCGTCAGTTGGACGTGCGGATCGATCTCAGCCCCGATGGCCGCGTTGCCGATGTCAGCGGGATCGGCGGATCCGATGCCTCGCACAAGGCGGAGGTTTATGTCGCCAACAGCGGAACGACGATCCGGTTCCTGACGGCGATGCTCTCCGCGCTCGGCGGCAACTACCGTTTGCATGGCATCGACCGCATGCACCAGCGACCGATCGGCGATCTGTTGACGGCGATCAACCAGACCGGCGGTGGTGCCAGCAGCGAACAAGGGGATGGATGTCCGCCGGTTCGAATCGACAGTCAGGGTTGGCAGGGGGGCAAGGTGACTGTCGGCGGGAATGTCTCCAGCCAATACCTCAGCGGAATCATGATGGCCGCACCGTTGAGTCGTAGGCCGTTGGAGATTCACGTCGAGGGCGAATTGGTGTCGCGTCCCTACGTTGATATGACGCTGGCGGTGATTCGGTCCTTTGGCGTCGACGTGACCGAGACGACGCCGGGCGTCTTCGCGGTCCAAGCCCCTTGCGTCTACCAAGCGATCGAATATGACATCGAACCCGATGCGTCGGCGGCCAGTTATTTTTGGGCGGCTGCGGCGGTCAGTGGTGGAACGGTCAAAGTCGAAGGGCTGACGCGGGCCGCGTTGCAGGGAGACGTTGGCTTCGTCGACTGCTTGGCCAAGATGGGCTGCACTGTGTCCGATGCGTCCGATGGGATCACCGTTGCCGCCGGCGGCCCGCTGCGCGGGATCGATGTCGACATGAACCAGATCAGCGATACCGTGCAAACACTGTCGGTGGTCGCGTTGTTTGCCGAGGGGCCGACGACGATTCACGGCGTCGCGCACAACCGCTTCAAGGAGACCGATCGGATCACCGACTTGGCGACCGAGTTGCGAAAATTGGGAGCGACGATCGAAGAGTTTGACGACGGGCTGAAAATTACCCCAGGCCCGTTGCGAGCGGCTACACTGGAGACCTACAACGATCACCGGATGGCGATGAGCTTTGCCGTTGGGGGACTGCGTGCCCCCGGTATCCAGATCAAAAATCCGGCCTGCACCGCCAAAACGTACCCCGAGTACTTTGCCGATCTGCAGCGATTGACCGGCCAAAGCCATCATTGGACTGCAGGCTGA
- a CDS encoding sulfatase, whose protein sequence is MKPQPHWRRPILFALFTFVAVCSFGLARSSHAADTTTPPNIVMLISDDQAWGDYSFMGHDAIQTPNLDRLAKQSVLFRRGYVPTALCRPSLLTLINGRYASQHGVTGNDPSPKYSKPGTPENDQQRAQLISYLDRFPTVPQILGRDGYLSMQSGKWWEGNYKHGGFTHGMTRGFPQPGGRHGDDGLKIGRAGMQPVTEFIDMAVEEKKPFYLWYAPFLPHTPHNPPKRILDKYTQPGRSASVAKYYAMCDWFDETCGQVIDHLDAKGLRENTLIVYVTDNGWIQDPNSSRYAARSKQTPYEGGIRTPIMFSWPGKLKPADRDELCSSLDIVPTVLAAAGAEVPAGLPGLNLMPEMTSGEKIDRQRIFGESFAHDIADIENPEASLLYRWCIEGRWKLLLTYDGEVNRYQTTHPRTERRPQLFDLIADPAEEKNLAAENPAVVKRLADAIEAWYPVTQRKTQTTF, encoded by the coding sequence ATGAAACCTCAACCCCATTGGCGTCGGCCGATCCTCTTCGCACTGTTTACATTTGTCGCGGTTTGCAGCTTCGGTTTGGCGCGATCGAGCCACGCGGCCGACACGACAACGCCTCCAAACATCGTGATGTTGATCTCCGACGATCAAGCCTGGGGCGACTACAGTTTCATGGGGCACGATGCGATCCAGACGCCCAATCTGGATCGGCTTGCCAAACAGAGCGTCTTGTTTCGTCGTGGTTATGTGCCGACAGCACTCTGCCGGCCTTCATTGCTCACGTTGATCAACGGACGCTACGCGTCGCAACACGGCGTGACCGGAAACGATCCATCGCCGAAATATTCGAAGCCGGGAACGCCCGAAAACGATCAACAACGCGCTCAACTGATCTCTTACCTCGACCGCTTCCCTACCGTACCGCAGATCCTCGGCCGCGACGGCTACTTGAGCATGCAGTCGGGCAAGTGGTGGGAAGGCAACTACAAACACGGCGGGTTCACTCACGGGATGACTCGCGGTTTCCCTCAGCCCGGCGGTCGACATGGCGATGATGGACTGAAGATCGGACGCGCGGGGATGCAACCGGTAACCGAATTTATCGACATGGCAGTCGAAGAGAAGAAGCCGTTTTATCTGTGGTACGCTCCCTTCCTGCCCCACACGCCGCATAATCCGCCGAAGCGAATTCTGGACAAATACACGCAGCCCGGTCGTTCCGCGTCGGTGGCGAAATATTATGCGATGTGCGATTGGTTCGATGAGACCTGTGGCCAGGTGATCGATCATTTGGATGCAAAGGGATTGCGAGAAAACACGCTGATCGTCTACGTCACCGACAACGGTTGGATCCAAGACCCAAACAGTTCGAGATACGCGGCGCGATCGAAGCAGACCCCTTACGAAGGGGGCATCCGCACGCCGATTATGTTCTCTTGGCCGGGCAAGCTGAAGCCGGCCGATCGGGATGAACTGTGCAGCAGTTTGGACATCGTGCCGACGGTTTTGGCGGCGGCGGGAGCTGAAGTGCCGGCCGGTCTGCCGGGGCTGAATCTGATGCCTGAAATGACTAGCGGCGAGAAGATCGACCGCCAGCGGATCTTCGGCGAAAGCTTCGCTCACGATATCGCCGACATCGAAAATCCCGAGGCGTCTCTGCTGTATCGCTGGTGCATCGAGGGGCGGTGGAAACTGCTGCTGACCTACGATGGGGAAGTCAATCGCTATCAAACGACGCATCCGCGGACCGAGCGACGTCCGCAATTGTTCGATCTGATCGCCGATCCGGCGGAGGAGAAGAACCTGGCGGCGGAGAACCCAGCGGTTGTCAAGCGTCTTGCCGATGCGATCGAGGCATGGTATCCAGTAACCCAACGTAAGACACAAACCACGTTTTAA
- a CDS encoding TerC family protein, producing the protein MGAITELFTLANLLTLLMLIALQAVLGFDNLLYISLESKRVAEESQQKVRRLGIGLAIVLRIVLLYIVVKAIKSFEDPFLTIGSDTEGAWMFGAFNLASVVEIAGGGFILYTAMKEIYHMLSVHEVGHGEESAQRTVGSAIFWIVLMNLVFSFDSILSAMALTDSIAVMAVAIVISGVLMMVMADHVSEFLKRNRMYEVLGLFILFIVGIMLVSEGGHNAHLTFFGYHVEAMQKTTFYFVLVVLVVVDIIQGRYQKKLMAQQAAEAGKHA; encoded by the coding sequence ATGGGTGCAATCACCGAACTATTTACTCTGGCCAACCTGCTGACATTGCTGATGCTGATTGCCCTGCAGGCGGTGTTGGGCTTCGACAACTTGTTGTACATCTCGCTCGAATCCAAGCGGGTTGCCGAAGAGAGCCAACAGAAGGTGCGGCGGCTGGGAATCGGGCTGGCGATCGTATTGCGGATCGTGCTGCTGTACATCGTCGTCAAAGCGATCAAGTCGTTTGAAGATCCCTTCCTAACGATCGGCAGCGATACCGAAGGGGCTTGGATGTTTGGCGCGTTCAACTTGGCTAGCGTCGTCGAGATCGCCGGCGGCGGATTCATCCTCTACACCGCGATGAAAGAGATCTATCACATGTTGTCGGTCCATGAGGTCGGGCATGGAGAAGAATCGGCCCAGCGAACGGTCGGGTCCGCCATTTTTTGGATCGTCCTGATGAACCTCGTCTTCTCCTTCGATTCGATCTTAAGCGCGATGGCACTGACCGACAGCATCGCCGTGATGGCCGTTGCGATCGTGATCAGCGGCGTGTTGATGATGGTGATGGCCGACCACGTCTCGGAGTTCTTAAAACGCAACCGCATGTACGAGGTGTTGGGGCTGTTCATCCTGTTCATCGTCGGCATCATGCTGGTCAGCGAAGGAGGGCACAACGCCCACCTCACCTTCTTCGGATACCACGTCGAAGCGATGCAGAAGACCACCTTCTACTTCGTCCTGGTCGTACTGGTCGTCGTCGACATCATCCAAGGTCGCTACCAAAAGAAGCTGATGGCTCAACAAGCCGCCGAAGCCGGCAAGCACGCTTGA
- a CDS encoding PQQ-binding-like beta-propeller repeat protein, with the protein MRTITFAVCLLLIPAAAWSDDWLGFRGFGGRADSPQSNPPAEFSAEEGKNIAWRTETVGRGIAGPLVVGDLVIATSCGGIDERDISVEAFDAASGKRVWVRTLLALGRPFTHPTSANAAPTPASDGEKIFALYSSCDLVCLDREGGIVWYRGLGVDHPKTGSDVSMSSSPVVIDDVVMVQLECQGDSFVAGLDKNSGETLWHLDRPRVANFASPIAVPLPSGRQALFLSCSQSATIVDPASGEVIWETELDCKTTPSASVAGSTLVIPTAGLIAFDLTSDAPKPLWESDRLKARSASPVISGNRIYLAQGSVLVAGDLASGDEVWKQRIKGIGSQWATPVATQTGLFVFDDKGNCAVVKDNGDEAEVLAVSKIDGPMLASPAVSGDAIFARTENALWKIATK; encoded by the coding sequence ATGCGAACGATCACCTTTGCTGTCTGCCTGCTGTTGATCCCGGCTGCCGCGTGGAGCGACGACTGGTTGGGCTTCCGTGGTTTTGGCGGCCGCGCCGACTCGCCGCAGTCCAATCCGCCGGCAGAGTTTTCAGCTGAAGAGGGAAAGAATATTGCTTGGAGGACCGAGACGGTCGGTCGTGGGATCGCCGGTCCGTTGGTTGTTGGCGATCTGGTGATCGCGACCAGCTGTGGCGGGATCGACGAACGAGACATCTCGGTCGAAGCCTTTGATGCGGCCAGTGGCAAGCGAGTTTGGGTGCGGACGCTGTTGGCATTGGGCCGGCCGTTTACGCATCCGACCAGTGCCAACGCCGCTCCGACTCCAGCCAGCGACGGCGAGAAGATCTTCGCTCTTTATAGTTCCTGCGATCTGGTCTGCTTGGATCGCGAGGGGGGAATCGTTTGGTACCGCGGGCTGGGCGTCGATCATCCCAAGACGGGGAGCGACGTTAGCATGAGCAGTTCGCCGGTGGTGATCGACGACGTGGTAATGGTTCAACTGGAATGCCAAGGGGATTCGTTTGTTGCAGGGTTGGACAAAAACAGCGGAGAAACGCTGTGGCATCTCGATCGGCCGCGGGTTGCCAATTTCGCTTCGCCGATCGCGGTTCCGTTGCCCAGCGGTCGGCAGGCCCTGTTCCTCTCCTGCTCTCAGTCGGCGACAATCGTCGACCCGGCCAGCGGAGAAGTGATCTGGGAGACCGAGCTCGATTGCAAGACAACGCCATCGGCTTCGGTTGCCGGATCGACGCTGGTCATCCCGACGGCCGGTCTGATCGCGTTTGATTTGACGAGCGATGCGCCGAAGCCCCTGTGGGAATCGGATCGCTTGAAAGCTCGCAGCGCCAGCCCGGTGATCTCCGGCAATCGCATCTACCTGGCTCAAGGTTCGGTCCTGGTAGCAGGCGATTTGGCTAGCGGAGACGAGGTTTGGAAGCAGCGGATCAAGGGGATTGGATCGCAATGGGCGACTCCCGTTGCCACCCAGACCGGCCTGTTTGTATTTGATGACAAAGGAAATTGCGCGGTCGTGAAAGACAACGGCGACGAAGCGGAGGTGCTGGCGGTCTCGAAGATCGACGGCCCGATGCTCGCTTCGCCAGCGGTCTCCGGCGACGCGATCTTTGCCCGCACCGAAAACGCACTTTGGAAAATTGCCACGAAATGA
- the queA gene encoding tRNA preQ1(34) S-adenosylmethionine ribosyltransferase-isomerase QueA encodes MSELDLYDYQLPRELIAQHPLSQRADARLMVVDRRSGSIEHHYVRDLPSLVEPNDVMVFNDSRVIPARLVGLRSQTGGRWQGLFVRKDNETGLWEILSRTRGKLKVGEQITLEDRDARPVETLEVIARLPDGHLAVRPGSDGEPAELLERFGRVPLPPYIREGQMVDDDVKTYQTVFARDPGSIAAPTAGLHFTPELLKQLQAKGVQSHAVTLHVGIGTFRPVQTETLDEHEMHYEWASISAETAEKLNAARAAGGRVLAVGTTSVRTLETVAAENDQLVGWTGMTNLFVRPPYKFGAVDRMLTNFHLPKSTLLMLVSAFAGRELIMEAYAAAIAEEYRFFSYGDAMLII; translated from the coding sequence GTGAGCGAACTCGATCTCTACGATTACCAGTTGCCCCGCGAACTGATCGCGCAACATCCGCTGTCCCAACGCGCCGACGCCCGTTTGATGGTCGTCGACCGCCGCAGCGGATCGATCGAACATCATTACGTTCGCGATCTGCCGTCGCTTGTCGAGCCGAACGACGTGATGGTCTTCAACGACAGCCGCGTGATCCCCGCGCGACTGGTCGGGCTGCGGTCGCAAACCGGCGGCCGCTGGCAGGGGCTGTTTGTCCGCAAAGACAATGAGACCGGGTTGTGGGAGATTCTCAGTCGGACTCGCGGGAAGTTGAAGGTTGGCGAGCAGATCACGCTAGAGGATCGCGACGCGCGACCTGTGGAGACTTTGGAAGTGATCGCCCGACTGCCCGACGGGCACCTCGCCGTGCGACCGGGCAGCGACGGCGAACCGGCTGAACTGTTGGAACGCTTCGGCCGCGTGCCGCTGCCTCCCTACATCCGCGAGGGGCAGATGGTCGACGACGACGTGAAGACCTATCAAACGGTCTTCGCTCGCGATCCCGGATCGATCGCCGCGCCGACGGCTGGGCTGCACTTCACCCCGGAACTGCTGAAGCAATTGCAGGCCAAGGGAGTTCAATCGCATGCGGTCACGCTGCACGTTGGGATCGGCACCTTCCGTCCCGTGCAAACCGAAACGCTCGACGAGCACGAGATGCATTACGAGTGGGCCAGCATCTCCGCCGAGACGGCAGAGAAATTGAACGCCGCCCGAGCTGCTGGCGGCCGCGTTCTGGCGGTCGGGACGACTTCGGTCCGGACGCTGGAAACCGTCGCCGCGGAAAACGATCAACTGGTTGGCTGGACCGGCATGACAAATCTGTTTGTCCGCCCGCCGTACAAGTTTGGAGCTGTCGATCGCATGCTCACCAACTTTCATCTTCCCAAGAGCACGCTGTTGATGCTGGTCAGTGCCTTCGCCGGACGCGAACTGATCATGGAAGCGTACGCCGCGGCGATTGCCGAAGAGTATCGCTTTTTCAGCTACGGCGACGCGATGCTGATTATCTAG
- a CDS encoding Rpn family recombination-promoting nuclease/putative transposase, whose product MDDDESIHNPHDRFVRRLLGELDRVRDLVRWQLPAEVLAELDLESIRPAKESFVDIALREGLSDLVFDVKLSRGDDAFVVLLFEHKSTADPQTIFQVLRYIVGINDQRLRSGQPLCCVIPLVFYHGRSPWNVARTMQELVESPEPLRGFVPSFTMPLLDLSQCSDEELRGESVFLAYMALLKYIKRDELPERLPEILELFRKLLPPATALQSFETILRYIATGTDRVSKSELIAVVTQVLQVEGTSIMPTIAEQWKQEGRQEGERAGEKKGEQKGELIGRILVMEEVLKKPPTPKERLAGQDLQQLQSQVDALSAEMQSRR is encoded by the coding sequence ATGGATGATGACGAATCGATTCATAATCCGCACGATCGGTTTGTGCGGCGTTTGTTAGGCGAGCTGGATCGTGTTCGCGATCTCGTCCGTTGGCAACTGCCGGCGGAGGTTCTGGCGGAGCTGGATTTGGAGAGCATTCGTCCGGCTAAGGAGTCGTTTGTCGACATCGCACTTCGCGAAGGACTCTCGGATCTCGTCTTCGATGTCAAACTGTCTCGGGGCGACGATGCTTTTGTGGTGTTGTTGTTCGAGCACAAATCGACAGCCGATCCGCAGACGATCTTCCAGGTGCTGCGATACATCGTCGGCATCAATGACCAGCGATTGCGGAGCGGTCAGCCGTTGTGCTGCGTGATTCCGCTGGTCTTCTACCACGGCCGCAGCCCCTGGAACGTTGCTCGGACCATGCAGGAACTGGTTGAATCGCCGGAACCTTTACGTGGTTTTGTTCCCAGTTTCACGATGCCGCTGCTCGATTTGAGCCAATGCAGCGACGAGGAATTGCGAGGCGAATCGGTATTCCTCGCTTACATGGCGCTGCTAAAATATATCAAGCGGGACGAGCTGCCCGAGCGGCTTCCGGAAATCCTGGAGCTGTTCAGGAAGCTATTGCCTCCCGCGACGGCCTTGCAGAGCTTTGAGACCATTTTGCGATACATTGCGACCGGCACCGATCGGGTTTCGAAGTCGGAGCTGATCGCCGTCGTTACCCAAGTGCTTCAAGTAGAAGGAACATCGATCATGCCGACGATCGCCGAACAGTGGAAACAGGAAGGCCGACAAGAGGGTGAACGCGCAGGTGAGAAGAAGGGAGAGCAGAAGGGGGAGCTGATCGGCCGAATCTTGGTCATGGAAGAAGTCCTGAAGAAGCCTCCGACGCCGAAAGAGCGGCTGGCCGGCCAAGATCTCCAGCAACTGCAAAGCCAAGTCGACGCGCTCAGCGCAGAGATGCAAAGCCGCCGATAA
- a CDS encoding fasciclin domain-containing protein, which translates to MVDTAVSAKKFSTLVAAVKAAGLVETLKGDGPFTVFAPNDEAFAKLPQGTIADLLKPENKAKLTAILTYHVVPGKVMAADVVGVKSAKTVNGKEVSVTVEGNTVMIDQSKVIATDIVTSNGVIHVIDSVLLP; encoded by the coding sequence ATCGTCGACACAGCCGTCTCCGCGAAGAAGTTCTCGACACTAGTCGCCGCAGTGAAAGCAGCCGGGCTGGTCGAAACATTAAAAGGGGACGGGCCATTCACCGTCTTTGCTCCCAACGATGAAGCGTTCGCGAAACTGCCACAAGGCACCATCGCCGACCTGCTGAAGCCCGAGAACAAAGCCAAACTAACAGCGATCCTGACCTACCATGTCGTCCCCGGCAAGGTGATGGCAGCCGACGTGGTGGGCGTGAAATCCGCGAAGACAGTCAACGGCAAAGAGGTCTCGGTGACCGTCGAAGGCAACACCGTGATGATCGATCAATCGAAGGTCATCGCCACCGACATCGTGACCAGCAATGGAGTCATCCACGTGATCGACAGCGTCCTGCTTCCATAA
- a CDS encoding phosphoesterase, with protein sequence MSTEEQILVIPTSVIEALGAFEGFEPDVDRYLKPLLASDQLSFQPRSQMEEDPSFKQLIPYVVLEWTDSDGLVHLFRYTRGSGQGEKRLHAKRSVGIGGHISSEDADSSDLYRTGMLRELNEELVIESKYEEQVVGLIYDPSTAVGRVHLGVVHLMKMESADVRNNESGLVDSGFAPLAELISQRDHFEIWSQLCLDHLYPQT encoded by the coding sequence ATGAGTACAGAAGAGCAGATCCTTGTCATCCCGACTTCGGTGATCGAAGCGTTGGGAGCGTTTGAAGGCTTTGAGCCCGACGTCGACCGCTACCTGAAGCCGTTGTTGGCGAGCGACCAGTTGAGCTTTCAACCACGCAGCCAGATGGAAGAGGATCCGTCGTTCAAGCAATTGATTCCTTATGTCGTCTTGGAGTGGACCGATTCGGACGGCCTGGTGCATCTGTTTCGCTACACCCGTGGCAGCGGCCAAGGGGAAAAGCGATTGCACGCGAAGCGAAGCGTTGGGATCGGCGGGCACATCTCGTCGGAAGACGCCGACAGCAGCGACTTGTATCGGACCGGAATGCTGCGGGAATTGAACGAAGAACTGGTGATCGAATCGAAGTACGAAGAACAGGTCGTCGGTTTGATCTACGACCCGTCGACCGCTGTCGGCCGAGTTCACTTGGGGGTCGTCCACCTGATGAAAATGGAATCGGCTGACGTCCGCAACAACGAATCGGGGCTCGTCGATTCGGGCTTCGCACCGCTGGCGGAGCTGATCAGCCAACGCGACCATTTCGAAATCTGGTCCCAGTTGTGCCTGGATCATTTGTATCCGCAGACCTAG